The nucleotide window GATCGTCAACTCCAGGTGTTCTACACCCAGTTTCTCCTGAATTTCCGGGGAAAGAGTGTAGAACGTGTATGCGACCACGGTCGAGGCGGTGACGACGCTGATTAACTGATCGAGAAAATAGGGGGAGTATTTTTTCAGTGTAACCCGGTGGCTGACGGCATCGTCTTTGAGTGTCACCAGTTCGTGGCGACGCTTGCCGAAACCGATAAACAGCGCCAGCAAGAAGGTGCAGGCAATCAGCCAGGGGGAAGTCGGGACTGCGATTGCATACGAACCGGCGGCGGCGCGGATCACGAATGACGCGGCGATCGCCATGACATCAATAATGACGATATGCTTGAGCAACGCCGTGTAGAGAATATTGAAAGCCACAAAAAGACAGGCGATGTAAGTCACCGGACGCGGCAGGAAAATCGTGGCCAGCAACCCAAGCAGGATCAGGATGATTGCCAGAGCCCGGGCGCTGCCCACCCCGACTGCGCCGGAGGCAATCGGGCGATTCTTCTTGAGTGGGTGCATGCGATCCGATTCGCGGTCGTGGATATCGTTGATAACATAGACTGCGGAGGAGAGCAC belongs to Candidatus Zixiibacteriota bacterium and includes:
- a CDS encoding decaprenyl-phosphate phosphoribosyltransferase codes for the protein MRSCPPCDSPCRSGRFSRPPRVAYRRRHHSCTVVREESFLRAIVVLLRPEQWVKNLIIFGALIFAREFTQVDKILAALLTFGVFCVLSSAVYVINDIHDRESDRMHPLKKNRPIASGAVGVGSARALAIILILLGLLATIFLPRPVTYIACLFVAFNILYTALLKHIVIIDVMAIAASFVIRAAAGSYAIAVPTSPWLIACTFLLALFIGFGKRRHELVTLKDDAVSHRVTLKKYSPYFLDQLISVVTASTVVAYTFYTLSPEIQEKLGVEHLELTIPFVLYGIFRYLYLIHQEERGGSPASVLLSDIPILVNVVLWFLSVMAIFMFSAGNH